In a genomic window of Shouchella clausii:
- a CDS encoding nitroreductase family protein, producing the protein MSLEQLIRERRTIRKFNASPVSQKLVMELLLKAEQLCPYEGEARWRYVYAGTPEAREKLASYVSEKIMDSKMARLTLNKLMKSFHKRFMEAPANIIAVVKTDPDPIKKKEAYGTLCRILQNFQLLAWEQRLGMVWITGPAPFIQSEQFHKRIGLQKDEQFVGLLQIGYFDKVPKGRTRTHAERLWTAIES; encoded by the coding sequence ATGTCTCTAGAGCAACTCATTCGCGAACGGAGAACAATTCGAAAATTTAACGCCAGCCCAGTATCACAAAAACTGGTGATGGAGCTATTGCTAAAGGCTGAGCAGCTTTGTCCCTACGAGGGCGAAGCGCGATGGCGATATGTGTATGCAGGTACGCCCGAAGCACGGGAAAAGCTGGCCAGTTATGTAAGCGAAAAAATCATGGATAGCAAAATGGCTAGACTAACGCTGAACAAACTCATGAAGAGCTTTCATAAACGGTTTATGGAGGCGCCGGCCAATATCATTGCCGTTGTGAAAACCGACCCCGATCCTATTAAAAAGAAAGAAGCCTACGGGACATTATGCCGCATTTTGCAAAATTTTCAGCTTCTTGCCTGGGAGCAGCGGCTTGGGATGGTATGGATAACGGGACCTGCGCCCTTTATTCAAAGCGAGCAATTCCACAAGCGCATTGGCTTGCAGAAAGACGAACAGTTTGTTGGACTTCTGCAAATTGGGTATTTCGACAAAGTCCCGAAAGGCCGAACGCGAACCCATGCTGAACGACTTTGGACCGCAATTGAAAGCTGA
- a CDS encoding helix-turn-helix domain-containing protein: MKHKSGQKNIPVIPAATLDTKGFRLLPLIPEQVDSYEMHRHDCFQLFWINEGHGTAQIDFQGYSFYPNTLCLISPGRVHGLIECKPDKTFSGWLLVFSKELLVGQQLEWPHTSLIDLMEGTPFHRIAADQATIFNTLFSLLEREQEIERKEQLEAVNSYLRLILIEMSRIQDSWQQRHREEAGFRLTKEFFTAVESHYRTVHSVSEYASMLHVSSNHLNESIKKTLGKSAGKVLRDRQLLEAKRLLRYSNAHIAEIASYLGFRDSSYFGRYFKKNIGVTPTSFRKG; this comes from the coding sequence AACATAAAAGCGGACAAAAAAATATTCCCGTCATCCCAGCAGCTACGCTAGACACGAAAGGGTTCAGATTGCTGCCACTTATACCTGAACAGGTTGACTCTTACGAGATGCACCGACATGACTGCTTTCAACTGTTTTGGATCAATGAAGGGCACGGTACGGCTCAAATCGACTTTCAAGGCTACAGCTTTTATCCCAATACGCTTTGCCTCATATCACCAGGGCGAGTTCACGGATTGATTGAATGTAAACCTGACAAAACATTTTCCGGCTGGCTGCTCGTCTTCTCCAAAGAGCTGTTGGTTGGACAGCAGTTGGAATGGCCACACACCTCCTTGATTGATCTTATGGAAGGAACCCCTTTTCATCGCATTGCTGCTGACCAGGCAACGATATTCAATACGTTGTTTAGTCTCCTGGAACGGGAGCAAGAGATAGAGCGCAAGGAACAATTGGAAGCTGTCAACAGCTATCTCCGTCTTATATTAATTGAGATGAGCCGCATTCAAGATTCGTGGCAACAGCGCCACCGAGAAGAGGCGGGATTTAGATTAACGAAAGAGTTTTTCACAGCAGTGGAGTCCCATTATCGTACCGTACATAGCGTCTCCGAATATGCTTCTATGCTTCATGTTAGCTCCAATCATCTCAATGAATCGATCAAAAAAACATTAGGAAAATCTGCGGGAAAAGTACTCCGCGATCGACAGCTCCTTGAGGCAAAGCGTCTACTACGGTACTCAAATGCCCATATAGCGGAGATTGCGAGCTACCTTGGTTTCCGAGACTCTTCATACTTCGGACGATATTTTAAGAAAAATATCGGTGTCACGCCTACTTCTTTTCGAAAAGGTTGA